Proteins co-encoded in one Candidatus Binatus sp. genomic window:
- a CDS encoding serine hydrolase domain-containing protein, with the protein MSNRSISLKSGAGVIEGECDPKFEDVLAAFVENFERRDEVGASVCINLEGRKVLDLWGGRVAAGGGAWTRDTISIVFSATKGASAICAHMVADRGQLDLDAPVTRYWPNFGKAGKEGALVSMMLDHSVGLPHLRTKIKDGGCYDYDYMVAMLENEEPFWKPGTRNGYHGITSAWTVGEMVHRASGKRLGRFFQDEVARPLGIDFWIGLPAEQEARVAPMIPAPITDEVRNSRISQAAVNEKDSPTHYFMFNMGRFDPNSREAHAAEIGSATGISNARGLAGLYAPLANGGTLAGVKLVGPDTLARMALTSVATHEDATLRIPTRFSLGFMKAMDNRRLDNAAHCSLLISAPAFGHVGAGGSIGFADPGCNMSFGYTMNRMGFGILMNDRGQSLIDAAYKCLGYRSNAGGVWA; encoded by the coding sequence ATGAGCAATCGGAGTATTTCACTGAAGAGCGGCGCAGGCGTGATCGAAGGCGAGTGCGATCCGAAGTTCGAGGACGTGCTGGCGGCGTTCGTCGAGAATTTCGAGCGGCGCGACGAAGTGGGCGCCAGCGTGTGTATCAACCTGGAGGGCCGCAAGGTGCTCGACTTGTGGGGCGGACGCGTCGCGGCGGGCGGAGGCGCGTGGACGCGCGATACGATCTCGATCGTGTTTTCGGCGACCAAGGGAGCGTCGGCGATCTGCGCGCACATGGTTGCCGATCGGGGGCAACTCGATCTCGACGCGCCGGTGACGCGCTACTGGCCGAACTTTGGCAAGGCCGGCAAGGAAGGTGCGCTGGTGTCGATGATGCTCGATCACTCGGTTGGGCTGCCGCATCTGCGCACGAAGATCAAGGATGGCGGCTGCTATGACTACGACTACATGGTCGCGATGCTCGAGAATGAGGAGCCCTTCTGGAAGCCGGGCACGCGCAACGGCTATCACGGCATCACGTCGGCATGGACGGTCGGCGAGATGGTGCATCGCGCATCGGGCAAACGGCTAGGCAGGTTTTTCCAGGATGAGGTAGCGCGACCGCTCGGAATCGATTTCTGGATCGGCTTGCCGGCGGAGCAGGAGGCGAGAGTCGCGCCGATGATCCCCGCACCGATCACCGACGAAGTGCGCAACAGCCGGATATCGCAGGCCGCGGTCAACGAAAAAGATTCGCCGACGCATTACTTCATGTTCAACATGGGACGGTTCGACCCTAACAGTCGCGAAGCGCATGCGGCGGAGATCGGATCGGCGACGGGGATTTCGAATGCGCGCGGACTCGCGGGACTGTACGCACCGCTGGCGAATGGCGGCACGCTGGCGGGCGTCAAGCTGGTAGGTCCGGATACGCTGGCGCGGATGGCGCTGACGTCGGTTGCGACACATGAAGACGCCACGCTTAGGATTCCGACGCGGTTTTCGCTGGGATTTATGAAGGCGATGGACAATCGCCGGCTCGATAACGCAGCGCATTGCTCGCTACTGATTTCGGCGCCCGCGTTTGGACACGTAGGGGCGGGGGGCTCGATCGGCTTTGCTGATCCGGGATGCAATATGAGCTTCGGCTATACGATGAACCGGATGGGCTTCGGCATCCTGATGAACGATCGCGGGCAATCGCTGATCGACGCGGCTTATAAGTGCCTGGGGTATCGCAGTAATGCGGGCGGCGTGTGGGCCTAG